The Streptomyces achromogenes DNA segment AGCAGGCCGAGGAACGCCGGGCGGGCCCAGCGCGGGTCCTCGGGGCGGCCTCGCCACAGTCTGCGGTGCAGGGGCTGCTTCGGCTCACCCGAGTCGGGGGCCGGGACGGCGGTTTCGCGCGCGGACGCCGGGGAGTTCTCCGGCGGCGCGCCCCAGGCGGTCGTCGGCTGGTCGAGGTGGGTGGTCATCGGGCGTCCCCCGGCTCGGTGTCGTGGGGGCGCACCGGCTGCGTCCGCAGGGTGGCGTCCCTCCAGGTGCCGTCCGCGGCGTCGTCGGCGCGGAGGTGGGTCGTGGACGTGGACGAGGTCATGGACGAGGTCGTGGACGAGGTCGTGGTCCGGGCGGCGCCGTGCGGATGGGCGACCGGCCGCTGCGGCGGGCCCGAGCGCTGGGGCAGCGGCCCGAAGGGGCCGCCCGCCTGCACGGACGAGGCCACCGGGTACGTCGTGGGCGTGGCCGTCGGGTAGGTCGCAGGGCCCGCGTCCGCCGTCGGGTACGTCGCAGGGCCCGCGTCCGCGGTCGGGTACGTCGCGGAGGACGGGCCCCCGGCAGCGGCGGGGGTCTCGACGGGGGCGGGGGCCCCGGTCGTCGTCGCCGGGTCCTCACCGTCGCGCCGGTCGGAGAACACCCACACGCGGAAGAGCAGGAAACGCAGCACCGTCGCCGCGAGGTTGGCGGCGACGAGGACCGCCAGTTCGGTGGCGTGCGCGGGGTCGGAGGTCGCCGCGTTCAGCGCGACGAGCGAGCCGCTGGTCAGCGCCAGGCCGATGCCGAAGACGACCAGGCCCTGCGCCTGGTGCTTGACGGCCCCGCCGCGCCCCCGCACCCCGAAGGTGAGACGCCGGTTGGCGGCGGTGTTGGCGACCGCGGACACCAGCAGGGCGAGCGCGTTGGCGATCTGCGAGCCGCCGAACTGGCGGAAGCCGCTGTAGAGAACGAGGTAGAAGAGCGTGGACAGACCGCCGACGACGCAGAACCCGACCAGCTGACGGGCCAGGCCCCCCGGCACGTCCTGGATGTCGCGGTCGCGCGGGTCGTCGCCGAACGGGCGGCGGAGCCGGTCGAGGGACAGCGAACCGGTGGCCAGGGCCCTGCCCACGCGCCACACCCCTTTCAGG contains these protein-coding regions:
- a CDS encoding bifunctional glycosyltransferase family 2/GtrA family protein, with product MRTDSSPGTLPAREHLPAATAGTPVLDVVIPVFNEEKDLQPCVQRLHDHLTRTFPYSFRITIADNASTDATPSVARRLTARIPEVRNFRLEQKGRGRALRTVWSASDAPILAYMDVDLSTDLNALLPLVAPLISGHSDLAIGSRLAHDSRVVRGPKREFISRAYNLILRGSLQARFSDAQCGFKAIRRDVAQILLPLVEDTGWFFDTEMLVLAERAGLRIHEVPVDWVDDPDSTVHIVKTATDDLKGVWRVGRALATGSLSLDRLRRPFGDDPRDRDIQDVPGGLARQLVGFCVVGGLSTLFYLVLYSGFRQFGGSQIANALALLVSAVANTAANRRLTFGVRGRGGAVKHQAQGLVVFGIGLALTSGSLVALNAATSDPAHATELAVLVAANLAATVLRFLLFRVWVFSDRRDGEDPATTTGAPAPVETPAAAGGPSSATYPTADAGPATYPTADAGPATYPTATPTTYPVASSVQAGGPFGPLPQRSGPPQRPVAHPHGAARTTTSSTTSSMTSSTSTTHLRADDAADGTWRDATLRTQPVRPHDTEPGDAR